The window TTCGGCTTTTTCGTTTGTAAACTTCTCAATTTCCTTTCTCCACTGGTCTTTTAAAGAAGCCGGACAAACTATCAAAGTTTTCTCGAAGCCAAACAAATTTTTCTTTAAAATGGCAATTGCAATTGCCTGAATGGTTTTTCCTAAGCCCATTTCATCGGCAATTATTGCTCCTTCACGAAAAGTAGCAAATTCAATCCCTTGTTTTTGATAATCGAAAAGTTCGGCTTTGAGGAATGAAAAATCAAGTTTTGTAGATTTTTGAATTTCAACAAGTGCTTTTTTATTGAAAACATTCTCTATTTTTTGTAATACTTCAGGCCGTATTAATATTTGTTTATAATTTTCTGCTTTCTTCACGAAATTCAAAAAATCAGGAATTGTGTTTTCTTCGATATGTTTGAGTTCACCAAAATGTTGCTTAATTAAATCGTGAATTGGCTTCACCAGAGGATGAGGATAATACCATGAAATTTGATAATTTTTCAATGGATCCAGAAAAATTTCGACAAATGGATAATGTTGTTTGCGTTTGTTTTTGAAATATGAAGGTGCATTTTTAAAATAATCAAATCCGAACATCAAATGTTTGCAGGTGCCAAGTTTATTGGTTTGATAATCGGGGCATGAGCAGTATCCAATTTCTTTTTCAAAGTTCCTGAAAGTAAGTTTATATTCAATTGTTTTTTCGTTATAGAGAATATGCTCGCCAAACATATTGTCAGAAAAATGAAAACGATACTCAGCTTTCCGGGCTTTTTCTCTTCTTTCATCAATTACACGTTTTATCATCCCCGACTTTGTGAATTTTTTGCCGTCTTCTAATTTTTCATTTTCGTAAATCAACAAATCGTCTTTCAGTTGTTTTAATGATGCAATCTTATGATGACAAATTTCTGAACCACGGCAAGTACAACTTAGTTGCACAATTCCATTAAGCTCAATAATTACCTTATAATCATTAAATTCGTCATCGACAGAAAACTCAAACATATCTTTAGCTTGTGTGAGCATAAGGCATTGACCTGCTTTGTATAAAGCCTCAGCCTGCCGAATAACAAATTTTGAAACTAAATTTTCTTTATTAATCTCTAATAAGGTATCGTTGATTCGATCTGCAATTTCTATATTCATTTTTTCTAAATTAAATTTAAGCAAAAATAATATTTACAAATTATATAGACTTAGATTTTTTCAAACTTTTAAAAGCTTGTCTATCAATGAAAATTTTAAATCTAAATCTAAATGAATTGTTTTTATATTTGCCATTTAAAAATGAAAATATGATAGTATCGATGACTGGTTTTGGGAAAAGCATTTGCGAACTCGAAGCTAAAAAAATTACTTTAGAGATTAAATCTTTAAACAGCAAACAGCTTGACATTTTCACTAAAATTCCATCCAGATATAAAGAAAAAGACTTAGAAATAAGGAAAAAAATCTCTACTACACTTACAAGAGGGAAAATTGAATTTTCCTTTTATGTAGAATCAAAAGCCGTTGAAAGCAAATCAAAAATTAATAAAGAAGTAGTTAAGGATTATTATTCTCAAATTGCTGATATTGCCGCTGAGTTGGGAATTTCGGTATCTGAAGCTATTATTGAATCTATATTGCGTCTTCCGGAAAGTTTTAGTGCAAATTTTGAAGAAACTACAGATACGGAATGGGAAAAAATCTCAAATAGCATTGATGAAGCATTGTCTGAACTTAATAATTTTAGAAATCAAGAAGGATTAGCTTTAGGAAAAGATATTGAAAGTAGGATAAAAATCATTTCGAATAAAATTCCTGAAATTGAATTGCTTGAACCTCAAAGAATTGGAAATATCAAATCGAAACTTGAGTCTTCACTACAAGAATTTATTGAAAAGAAAAGTTTTGATCAAAATCGTTTTGAACAAGAGTTGATTTATTATCTTGAAAAAATTGATATTACCGAAGAAAAAATCAGACTTCAAAATCATTGCGACTATTTTTTTCAGACCATAAAAGAAAATGGCATGAATGGCAAGAAATTAAATTTTATTTCTCAAGAAATTGGTAGAGAAATAAACACTATTGGCTCGAAAGCAAATTTTAGTCAAATTCAGAAAATAGTTATTCAAATGAAAGATGAATTGGAAAAAGTGAAGGAGCAATTGCTTAATGTTTTATAATTTCGTTGATGCACAACCAAAATGATATTGAAATATTAGGCAAATATTTGCCAAATAATTCTGTCAAAGCTGTAACAAAATTGATAGAATCTTTGAATTTTCATTTGACAATATCGAAATCAAGAAAAAGCATTCTTGGAAATTACAAACCTCCTCAAAAACTTAATTATCATAGAATATCTGTAAATTCTGATTTGCACGAAATCGAATTTCTAATAGTTTTACTACACGAAATTGCACATCTGATTAACTGGAACAAGCATAAACAAAAAGTAAAGCCACATGGCAATGAGTGGAAACAGGAGTTTAGAACATTAATAAACTCACACATCCTTTGTGGTGAATTTGACACTGAAATAAAAGATGCTATTTATTATTGCTATTTTCAACAAAGCCTCATTTCATCGAGCCAATGTAAAAATCTTCATAGAATTTTGCATAAAAATGAAAATGAGCATATTGACCAATTAGAAGACCTGCCTAATGGAACAAATTTCATGTTAAAAAGAAACAATAAAAAGTTTTTGAAAATTAAGAAACTTAGAAAATTATATCTTTGCAAGGAGCATGAAAGCGGAAAATTATATAGAGTATATTCCGATGCTCAAATTGTTAAAATATAATTATAAAAGATATTTTTTTAGTATTTTTCAGCATTAAAATAAAATATATTACTATGAATAAAAATAATTATTGTGTTATAATGGCTGGTGGTGTTGGTAGTAGATTCTGGCCTTTAAGCCGTAAAACTTACCCAAAACAGTTCATTGATATTTTAGGTACCGGAAAAACATTTTTGCAACACACTTTTGAAAGGTTTGCCAAAATTTGCGAAGCCGAAAATATTTTTATTGTAACAAATGAGATTTATAAAAGTAAGGTTTTAGAGCAGTTGCCTCAAATAAAAGCTAATCAGGTTTTAGGTGAGCCACTTATGCGAAATACAGCACCTTGCATTGCTTATGCAAACTATAAAATTCAAAAACTAAATCCTAATGCCAACATTATTGTAGCGCCTTCAGATCATTTGATTTTAGATGAAAACGAATTTATAGATGTTATAAATAATGGCTTAGAATTCACTAAAAATTCTGATACTTTATTGACATTGGGCATGAAACCAAGCCGACCCGAAACTGGCTACGGATATATTCAGATAAATAAAGAAGAAAAAATTGGAACCTCAATAAATAAGGTGAAAACCTTTACGGAAAAGCCAGATATAGAAACGGCCAAAATGTTTCAGGAAAGTGGCGAATTCTTTTGGAATTCAGGAATATTCATTTGGTCTTTAAAATCTATAATGAAATCGTTCGAGATTAATCTAAACGAAGTAAACTCCTTGTTTAGTGAAGGGATTCAAAATTTAAATACTGAAAAAGAAGTCGAATTTATTAATAAGATTTATCCTAAATGTAAAAATATTTCCATTGATTATGGAATAATGGAAAAAGCCGAAAATGTTTATGTCTATCTTGCCGATTTTGGATGGTCTGATTTAGGAACTTGGGGTTCGTTATACGAGCATAGTAGGCTCGATGATAATAATAATGCGGTTTTTGGAGACAATGTTTTCCTTTACGATTCGAAAAATTGCATAGTGAATATTCCAAAAAATAAATTAATAGTACTTCAAGGTTTAGATGATTATATAGTTGTTGATTCTAATGATGCTTTGCTTGTTTGCAAAAAGAAAGATGAGCAACAAATCAAAAAATTTGTTCATGATATAAGCAAAGTTGATGACGAAAAATATATTTAGTTTCAATTGTATTGAAACAAAAAAGCCTGCTATGATATAGCAGGCTTTTTTGTTGGTTCTAAATTATTTCTTAATAGCTCCAAAGATCATGTTCTGTTTCCATTATCCAATCTTTTACTCTTTCTGCCTCTTGTTGAGAATTAGAGCCTAATGAATATTGGTTAATATTTCTATCGTTGTAAACATTTGATTCTTGAACTACGTAACTACCAAATTTTCTTTTGTAGAAAATATCATCGAAAGACCTACGCTCAGCATCATTAAAAGGATTAAAAACTTCGTGATTTGCAAGTATCGGTCGCAACTGATCGAAGTTTACCCAGAAAAGTTTTTTGTATGTAATTTCCTGCATTCCTTCATCTTCAATTAGAAGACCTTCGCCGCCGATATCCTTTTGATATTCACGTATAGGACAAATTCCTACTATTCTAACTTGAAGAGTGCTATATTTTCTGTCGAAATACCATATTTCCTTAATTAAATATTGTTTTACTTCAGATGAGTTAATTTCGCCTTTAATAGTATCAAGAATCATATCGCCAGATTCTACATCCACTATGTCCATATACTTATCAGTTGCATCAAATTTTTCCTCAATATCTGTAAATGTCATTGGACTGTCAAACTCTGTACCTGCCCAACCGTCCGGGTCGAAAGCAATTATTGGTTCTCCTTCAAGTTCTCCTTTTATGCCAACCAGCAACAAGTCTATTAAGCTCATTCGTTCTAATATTGGTTTTATGGGATAATAAAGAGGATGATTTATTTTTTCTCGTAAATCAATTTTTCGCTGTATTGTTTTCGACCACATAACATCGGCTTCTCTAAGAGGTACCCACGGTATCGGTTTTCTGAGCCTATCTCTTTCTTTTACATAAATACCATTAAGTACATCTTGACTATATGCTTTGGAATAATTTCCAATAATCAAGGTCAGTACTGCTAATATTAAAACAATTGCTCTTTTCATATTTGAAAATTTTATTTAATTTTAAACACAATAGGTGGTAGGTCTCGAGTTAATTTATCAGGACCTTTTGCTTTTATACCTTCGAAAAATACTCGTTGCCCGCGATTAAGTTTGTTTAGTAATTCTTTTTGTTGGTTTGTAAATTTGTTGCTTCTCGACGATTTCTTTTGTTCATACCCTTGCACTACAGTGGAAACTGAAAATTCAACTACTTTAAATGTTGCATCGAAATCGGAGTTTTCTAATTCGGCAAGAACACCATTTTGTGCCAAAAGTAAGTTTTTAGCTATTCGTCCTCCTTTACTCATCGCAACTTTTGCAACCGGATTGGGAAGCTTCTTAACACGGAATTCTGCTTTACCCATTTCTCTTTCTTTTCCATCAATAGTTGCAAAAACAGTAACAAATGTTTTCTTCGATTTTGTGGTTATGGTCTTTGGTTTTACAATGTATCCTCCATCTTTATCTTTTGATATTGTTCCATTATTTATACGAGGTGTAATATTTTCAATAGGTACACCTGGAACAGAAATATCTATAGGATTCTTTACACCAAGGTAAAATACATTCATCTTGCTTGGAGAAACTACAACCTGTGATTCCGCCACTTGATATTCATTGCTAAATCTGTATTTATTGATACGACCTTCCGGTGTTTTATAATATATTAATCCACCCCATTTTACACTTGGGTTTAAAGTATTACAGGGTACAGAATATTTACCTATACTATTATGTATTGATAAGGTATCATAATTTATACCTAGCTCTCCCTTCATTTTTAGATTCCATGTTCCATCATCATTTATGGTAGAGTCTATAGGTCCTATGTAAATAGTTGGCTTTTGGGTGGTATCAAAGGCAGCAAGAAAAACTTCAGCTTCGTACACACCACCTTTAAAAACATAATTCGATTTTGCTTTTACAACAGCATCTAGTTTATTAAATTTAAACGAGCTTGCATCAATTTGTTTATACAAATAGCTGATAACATCAGACTCCGCATTTCTAACATCACCTTGCATTTTTGACAAGAGTGTTATTATTGCAATTAGAGGTCTTTCCTGAAAATGTGCGTTTTCCCAGGTAATATTCTGAGTTACTTTGTTTGGAGGATCTAATAAAGACAGATTTTTATCGATCGAGTTTTTAAATTCCACATCTTTTTCGAGAATTAAGCCAGAAATAGTTTCTTTAAATTTGTCGAATTCCTCTCTAAGTTGATATGCTCTTCCATTAGCTGTAGCTCCTATCATTATTTCAGATCCAATAGTGATATTATCATTTTTCAAAATAGAATCCGGATAAACCAGTCGCCCTTTGACGGCAATTTGATCATCTCCATCAGCTTTTTCAATTAGCTCAATTTTAATATCTTGAATATAATCAAACATTTGATCAGAGCTTCTTTTAGCAACATCAGCATATTCTCTCCATTCCTTAACTTTCTTTGGATTTTCTGATTCTGCTTGCCTAAAATTTGCATATATAGTGTTGTTCTTTTTTCCAATATTTTCAACAGTTTTTGACAAACCATCTTCAATAATAATAAAAGCTTCAACAATTTCTCTTGATACATTAAGTGCCAATAATGCTGTAAGCACTAAATACATCATTGCAATCATTCTCTGCCTGGGGGTTTCCGGACAATTTTTTGCACCCATATTATTTTCTTAAATAATTTTGTAGTTTATTATCTTTTGGAATATTCAAAAACTATTTGATGTTCATTGCTGAAAGCATGTTTCCATAAACAGTATTTAATGATTCTAATTTCTCACCAAGTTTTGAGATTTCTTCTTTATATTTTTGAGTATTTTCTACCGAATCATTCAAATTGGTCATCATTTTACCTAAACCGGAATATACCTGCTGAGAAATTTTCATATGCTCGTCGCTTCCTTTAAGTTGCAATTCATAAACCGAATTTAATGAAGATAAACTTTTGTTCATTTTTTCTATTTGTTGTCCATACATTTCTCCACTTGAAGTAACAGTAGAAAAATCGGTAGATATTTTGTCAGCCAATTGCTGATACGATTCGCCAGATTTTGTTACAATCTCTGCTGTTTGTATTGACGATTCTGATAGTGTACTCATTGATTCTGAGGCAGATGTAACATTTGTTACATATTCTTTAGTTGCAACTGAAGCATCTGACACATCTGACATCATTGAGGCTGTTTCGCTCAAATTGCGCAAACCTTCGCCAAGTTTTTCGAAGACATCTTGACCAATATCGGCTTTTTCTAAGATTGCATCTGCTAAACTTCCCGAGCCTTTCATTCCTCTTTCCAATTCAAATTCCTCATCGAATCCCATTCCTGCTAATTCAGGATATACTAAACTCCAATCATATTCAACATGTAGTGGTTCGAAAGCTGAGAAGAAGAAAATTAATGCTTCGGTTCCTAAACCAACTAATAACATCTCGCTGGCATATGGATAGTGATTTATTTTAAATAAGGCACCTAAGATTACAACTGCAGCACCCCAACCATATAACTTCGCCATCCCATTTTTCCATGCCTTTCCTTGTACAATTTCAGAAATGTTTAACATAATTTGCTAATTTTTTTATAATTTAAAGATTAATAATTTTAATAAAACTGTGAGCCTCCAACATCATTTCTATCACGACCAAGATATGAACGAACACATCTGAAACCAATATATGATTTAGCAGTATCTTGATATTCATATGTTCTTGTTCCGGTCTGAAGGAAATATCCAATATCTTTCCAAGATCCTCCTCTAATAACTTTTCGTTTTAAAACATCGGGATCATCCGGTAGAGCATTATACTGATAATCAGAATTTAAATCGTGAGTAAAACTATATGCTGACTCGTCGAAAGCGTTTGATGTCCATTCCGCTACATTTCCTGCCATATCGTAAAGCAAAAATTCGTTTGGTTCAAAACTTCCTACTGTTACAGTATGAATTCCTCCGTCATCAGTATAGTTCCCTCTCATTGGTTTGAAATTCGCAATAAAACATCCTGTATTGTTTCTTGTGTAGTAACCACCCCAAGGATACATGCTAAGGTCTTGTCCTCCTCTCGAAGCATATTCCCATTCAGATTCTAAAGGTAATCTATAATCCTGCAAAAAAGTACCACCATTTTTAGCAAGAAAACTATTTTGAAGTTCTGTTCTCCATCTTGTAAATGCAAATGCTTGTTTCCAACTTACACCAACAACCGGATAATGATCGTAGGCTGGATGCCAAAAATACATATTTGTCATTGGTTCGTTATATGAGTAAGTAAAATCTTGTATCCAGCATAAAGTATCAGGATAAATATTTATTACTTCATTTTTTATGAATGCAGAACGATCTTTAACATCTTCTTTTTCTCCTCTTTCATTCATTACTTCTCCGGCATATCTTTGTGTTTCAAAGTTGTAATGATGACGTACTTTATTATCGTCATGACGGAATTTCACAGCAGCTTGTCTAAGATCTATCCATGAATAAACGAACATATATTTTCTGGTGTCGAATTGCTTTCTTCTATAGAATCTTTCATTTTCAGAATAATACATATCTTCAAGTACTTCCTTAAATTCTTGATCTTTCCACAAAATCCTTTCATCCCAATTTAATGTGGGAGGATCAATTTCTTCACCATAGCGATCTTCAGTAACCAAAAATTGTTCGAATTCATCACCCAATTTCAATCTGGCAATGGAATCTCTAACCCAATGTACAAAATGT of the Bacteroidota bacterium genome contains:
- a CDS encoding YicC family protein → MIVSMTGFGKSICELEAKKITLEIKSLNSKQLDIFTKIPSRYKEKDLEIRKKISTTLTRGKIEFSFYVESKAVESKSKINKEVVKDYYSQIADIAAELGISVSEAIIESILRLPESFSANFEETTDTEWEKISNSIDEALSELNNFRNQEGLALGKDIESRIKIISNKIPEIELLEPQRIGNIKSKLESSLQEFIEKKSFDQNRFEQELIYYLEKIDITEEKIRLQNHCDYFFQTIKENGMNGKKLNFISQEIGREINTIGSKANFSQIQKIVIQMKDELEKVKEQLLNVL
- a CDS encoding SUMF1/EgtB/PvdO family nonheme iron enzyme translates to MKKLIYLSLFLAILSSCGNYGNGELTGVLGRQKWWTSEPYGMVFIEQGTYNMGPSDQDVPWAMTAQSKTVSISPFWMDETEITNNEYRHFVHWVRDSIARLKLGDEFEQFLVTEDRYGEEIDPPTLNWDERILWKDQEFKEVLEDMYYSENERFYRRKQFDTRKYMFVYSWIDLRQAAVKFRHDDNKVRHHYNFETQRYAGEVMNERGEKEDVKDRSAFIKNEVINIYPDTLCWIQDFTYSYNEPMTNMYFWHPAYDHYPVVGVSWKQAFAFTRWRTELQNSFLAKNGGTFLQDYRLPLESEWEYASRGGQDLSMYPWGGYYTRNNTGCFIANFKPMRGNYTDDGGIHTVTVGSFEPNEFLLYDMAGNVAEWTSNAFDESAYSFTHDLNSDYQYNALPDDPDVLKRKVIRGGSWKDIGYFLQTGTRTYEYQDTAKSYIGFRCVRSYLGRDRNDVGGSQFY
- a CDS encoding NTP transferase domain-containing protein, whose amino-acid sequence is MNKNNYCVIMAGGVGSRFWPLSRKTYPKQFIDILGTGKTFLQHTFERFAKICEAENIFIVTNEIYKSKVLEQLPQIKANQVLGEPLMRNTAPCIAYANYKIQKLNPNANIIVAPSDHLILDENEFIDVINNGLEFTKNSDTLLTLGMKPSRPETGYGYIQINKEEKIGTSINKVKTFTEKPDIETAKMFQESGEFFWNSGIFIWSLKSIMKSFEINLNEVNSLFSEGIQNLNTEKEVEFINKIYPKCKNISIDYGIMEKAENVYVYLADFGWSDLGTWGSLYEHSRLDDNNNAVFGDNVFLYDSKNCIVNIPKNKLIVLQGLDDYIVVDSNDALLVCKKKDEQQIKKFVHDISKVDDEKYI
- the gldL gene encoding gliding motility protein GldL; the encoded protein is MLNISEIVQGKAWKNGMAKLYGWGAAVVILGALFKINHYPYASEMLLVGLGTEALIFFFSAFEPLHVEYDWSLVYPELAGMGFDEEFELERGMKGSGSLADAILEKADIGQDVFEKLGEGLRNLSETASMMSDVSDASVATKEYVTNVTSASESMSTLSESSIQTAEIVTKSGESYQQLADKISTDFSTVTSSGEMYGQQIEKMNKSLSSLNSVYELQLKGSDEHMKISQQVYSGLGKMMTNLNDSVENTQKYKEEISKLGEKLESLNTVYGNMLSAMNIK
- the gldN gene encoding gliding motility protein GldN yields the protein MKRAIVLILAVLTLIIGNYSKAYSQDVLNGIYVKERDRLRKPIPWVPLREADVMWSKTIQRKIDLREKINHPLYYPIKPILERMSLIDLLLVGIKGELEGEPIIAFDPDGWAGTEFDSPMTFTDIEEKFDATDKYMDIVDVESGDMILDTIKGEINSSEVKQYLIKEIWYFDRKYSTLQVRIVGICPIREYQKDIGGEGLLIEDEGMQEITYKKLFWVNFDQLRPILANHEVFNPFNDAERRSFDDIFYKRKFGSYVVQESNVYNDRNINQYSLGSNSQQEAERVKDWIMETEHDLWSY
- the gldM gene encoding gliding motility protein GldM translates to MGAKNCPETPRQRMIAMMYLVLTALLALNVSREIVEAFIIIEDGLSKTVENIGKKNNTIYANFRQAESENPKKVKEWREYADVAKRSSDQMFDYIQDIKIELIEKADGDDQIAVKGRLVYPDSILKNDNITIGSEIMIGATANGRAYQLREEFDKFKETISGLILEKDVEFKNSIDKNLSLLDPPNKVTQNITWENAHFQERPLIAIITLLSKMQGDVRNAESDVISYLYKQIDASSFKFNKLDAVVKAKSNYVFKGGVYEAEVFLAAFDTTQKPTIYIGPIDSTINDDGTWNLKMKGELGINYDTLSIHNSIGKYSVPCNTLNPSVKWGGLIYYKTPEGRINKYRFSNEYQVAESQVVVSPSKMNVFYLGVKNPIDISVPGVPIENITPRINNGTISKDKDGGYIVKPKTITTKSKKTFVTVFATIDGKEREMGKAEFRVKKLPNPVAKVAMSKGGRIAKNLLLAQNGVLAELENSDFDATFKVVEFSVSTVVQGYEQKKSSRSNKFTNQQKELLNKLNRGQRVFFEGIKAKGPDKLTRDLPPIVFKIK